The Brassica oleracea var. oleracea cultivar TO1000 chromosome C7, BOL, whole genome shotgun sequence sequence AAGGTTTGCTGCCACGTGTCCTCTTCCATTTCTTTTGAAAATTCACTACTTTGTTAATCAAAAAATTATCCAAGTAACTTAAATAAAAAATCATATATTTATGATAAATTAATAAATAAAAAAAGACAAAAAGACAGACATTTCTATTAGTTTGAATATGATTTAATTTGATAGGTAGTGTTGAACTGAGAATTTTTGTTATTTAATCATTCTCGCACTAACCATCATCATATGAAGTTTGATAATCTATTTTTATCACTAAAATTAAAGATAAATAAAGTAATACAAATATATTTTAATATTTAATTTATTGACAACTAAAATAACATAAAATTTTACTATTTTCTATTATTTTAGTTACAAATTATATATTTATTTTGCAATTAAAAATCATAAATTAACCAAACTAATAAGAAAAAACTAAAGCAAAACACATTATTCAAACTAAAATTAAAGATAAATAAAGTAATACAAATATATTTTAATATTTAATTTATTGACAACTAAAATAACATAAAATTTTACTATTTTCTATTATTTTAGTTACAAATTATATATTTATTTTGCAATTAAAAATCATAAATTAACCAAACTAATAAGAAAAAACTAAAGCAAAACACATTATTCAAACTAAAATTAAAGATAAATAAAGTAATACAAATATATTTTAATATTTAATTTATTGACAACTAAAATAACATAAAATTTTACTATTTTCTATTATTTTAGTTACAAATTATATATTTATTTTGCAATTAAAAATCATAAATTAACCAAACTAATAAGAAAAAACTAAAGCAAAACACATTATTCAAACTAAAATTAAAGATAAATAAAGTAATACAAATATATTTTAATATTTAATTTATTGACAACTAAAATAACATAAAATTTTACTATTTTCTATTATTTTAGTTACAAATTATATATTTATTTTGCAATTAAAAATCATAAATTAACCAAACTAATAAGAAAAAACTAAAGCAAAACACATTATTCAAACTAAAATTAAAGATAAATAAAGTAATACAAATATATTTTAATATTTAATTTATTGACAACTAAAATAACATAAAATTTTACTATTTTCTATTATTTTAGTTACAAATTATATATTTATTTTGCAATTAAAAATCATAAATTAACCAAACTAATAAGAAAAAACTAAAGCAAAACACATTATTCAAACTAAAATTAAAGATAAATAAAGTAATACAAATATATTTTAATATTTAATTTATTGACAACTAAAATAACATAAAATTTTACTATTTTCTATTATTTTAGTTACAAATTATATATTTATTTTGCAATTAAAAATCATAAATTAACCAAACTAATAAGAAAAAACTAAAGCAAAACACATTATTCAAACTAAAATTAAAGATAAATAAAGTAATACAAATATATTTTAATATTTAATTTATTGACAACTAAAATAACATAAAATTTTACTATTTTCTATTATTTTAGTTACAAATTATATATTTATTTTGCAATTAAAAATCATAAATTAACCAAACTAATAAGAAAAAACTAAAGCAAAACACATTATTCAAACTAAAATTAAAGATAAATAAAGTAATACAAATATATTTTAATATTTAATTTATTGACAACTAAAATAACATAAAATTTTACTATTTTCTATTATTTTAGTTACAAATTATATATTTATTTTGCAATTAAAAATCATAAATTAACCAAACTAATAAGAAAAAACTAAAGCAAAACACATTATTCAAACTAAAATTAAAGATAAATAAAGTAATACAAATATATTTTAATATTTAATTTATTGACAACTAAAATAACATAAAATTTTACTATTTTCTATTATTTTAGTTACAAATTATATATATTCAATAAAAACACTTATTTTTCTCCATTCAGATTCATTTGTAAAATATACATTTTCTTAAAATTAAGAATGTGTTGCGAGAAATGGGCACCACTACTAACGTATAGAATGGGTGACTCCCACCATTTTATTACTTATGCCATGTCTCATGACAAGATCTTGTAAAAAAGAACAAAAAAATATCAAAACTTTATTACAAAATTAGTTAGTAAAACAAGAAATTTTCAAACTTTAGAGAGATCTCCAAAATAATTGAATAATATAATATGAGAAGTATAATAGTGTAATGACCCACCTCCACTATCCCCACTATCTCCACCATCTCCANNNNNNNNNNNNNNNNNNNNNNNNNNNNNNNNNNNNNNNNNNNNNNNNNNNNNNNNNNNNNNNNNNNNNNNNNNNNNNNNNNNNNNNNNNNNNNNNNNNNGACGGGTGTCACAAATAGTTTCTCATTTCTTCTTCTCATTCATTCCAAGAGTGTTCTTGACACCATCAACCGCACCCTGAGCCATATTCTTCACCGACTCTCCGGTCTGTCCCCGAAAACATTTTCATCGTTAGTCTAGATCAATACAAGTTTAGCTTCTTACTAATTCATATCATTTTCTTGGACAACACTAGTTCATATCATATATAGTAGTAGTATATAATTAACAAAGTTAAACATTAGTTTATCGAAATTACTTGTTGGATGAAACCAGAGGCTTGTTGTTGCCCGTGCTGGGCAGATTCTTTGGTGGACTGAGC is a genomic window containing:
- the LOC106305504 gene encoding late embryogenesis abundant protein 1-like; the encoded protein is MSNLQQSYNAGQTRGQANEKAEQWTKSAKETAHNACDKTANAAQSTKESAQHGQQQASGFIQQTGESVKNMAQGAVDGVKNTLGMNEKKK